The following are from one region of the Candidatus Methylomirabilota bacterium genome:
- a CDS encoding MFS transporter, which yields MGSLRTRPDARRWLVVAALFVVTYGISTPLAAYGVFLPVLAEEFGWSRGAISSALSLNLLLGGLAAFPIGAIADRRGPRLVLVLTVTAAGAAFALVSTVDALWQLYLYVGILGGVGMSSFYLLAASTVTRWFEGRRGMALALVLVGFNLGYISGGPLAAWLITKVEWRWAYALLGCGSGLVTMLAALTVRLPRASEAAALRGEERSAGATFAHPHDGAGPGIRSGATLGQALVDPRLWCLNVAWLLLGGVGLMLSVHIVPFARDQGISLAGASFALTAYGIGSVAGRLVTGAVSDRIGTRGTMCVGCAIQTLGLVALLLAPSREGLLGSLVALGAGFATTDTMVAQVVPDVFGVRAIGAIMGVLGVGWRCGAALGPAAAGFLYDLTGAYMIPFGAAPLAILVSWVLFLVATSHRLGYAPGSPP from the coding sequence ATGGGCAGTCTGCGGACGCGTCCGGACGCCCGTCGCTGGCTGGTCGTCGCGGCGCTTTTCGTCGTGACCTACGGCATCTCGACGCCCCTCGCAGCCTACGGTGTTTTCCTTCCCGTCCTCGCCGAAGAGTTCGGGTGGAGCCGCGGCGCCATCTCGTCCGCCCTCTCCCTCAACCTGCTCCTCGGCGGTCTGGCGGCCTTTCCCATCGGGGCGATCGCGGATCGTCGCGGTCCGCGTCTCGTGCTCGTCCTCACGGTGACCGCAGCCGGGGCCGCCTTCGCCCTCGTCTCCACGGTGGACGCGCTGTGGCAGCTCTATCTCTACGTGGGAATTCTGGGCGGGGTGGGCATGTCGAGCTTCTACCTGCTCGCCGCGTCGACGGTGACACGCTGGTTCGAGGGGCGCCGCGGCATGGCGCTGGCCCTGGTCCTGGTTGGGTTCAATCTCGGATACATCTCAGGCGGCCCTCTGGCGGCGTGGCTCATCACCAAGGTCGAGTGGCGCTGGGCCTATGCGCTGCTCGGCTGCGGCAGCGGGCTCGTGACCATGCTGGCCGCGCTGACGGTGCGGCTCCCTCGCGCATCCGAGGCGGCCGCGCTTCGGGGGGAGGAACGGAGCGCCGGCGCAACGTTCGCACACCCGCATGACGGTGCCGGCCCTGGCATCAGATCTGGCGCCACGCTCGGGCAAGCCCTGGTCGATCCGCGGCTGTGGTGCCTGAACGTCGCCTGGCTGCTGCTCGGTGGCGTCGGCTTGATGCTCTCCGTTCACATCGTGCCCTTTGCTCGTGATCAGGGGATCAGCCTGGCCGGCGCGTCGTTCGCGCTCACGGCCTATGGCATCGGCTCGGTGGCCGGGCGCCTCGTCACGGGCGCGGTGTCCGATCGGATCGGCACGCGCGGCACCATGTGTGTCGGCTGCGCAATACAGACGCTGGGGCTGGTCGCCCTTCTCCTCGCGCCTTCGCGCGAGGGCCTGCTTGGCTCATTGGTGGCGCTCGGCGCGGGCTTCGCGACGACGGACACCATGGTCGCGCAGGTGGTCCCCGACGTCTTCGGCGTGCGGGCCATCGGCGCCATCATGGGCGTGCTTGGCGTGGGATGGCGGTGCGGGGCCGCGCTGGGTCCTGCCGCGGCCGGGTTTCTCTACGATCTGACCGGCGCCTACATGATTCCTTTCGGCGCCGCGCCGCTCGCCATCCTCGTGAGCTGGGTGCTGTTCCTGGTGGCGACCTCCCACCGCCTGGGGTATGCCCCCGGGAGTCCTCCTTAA
- a CDS encoding NAD(P)-dependent oxidoreductase translates to MTEYYPVSLDLRGHACLVVGGGSVGEGKVEGLLAAGARVTVVSP, encoded by the coding sequence GTGACGGAGTACTATCCCGTCTCGCTCGATCTGCGGGGCCACGCCTGCCTGGTGGTGGGCGGCGGCTCCGTGGGCGAGGGCAAGGTGGAAGGCCTGCTCGCGGCGGGCGCCCGGGTCACCGTGGTGAGCCCC
- a CDS encoding nitrite/sulfite reductase codes for MAETVKETKAQRAERLKAAINPWAAYAEIERFSREGWDSIPPEWLNTYFRWWGIYTQGDGVGAVGGKGGEGKAVPYLMLRIRIPNGLLTSLQLSTIADVAERYARGVADITVRQNIQLHWVRIEDLPTIIRALSGVGITTLGSCGDVTRNVTGCPVAGVDADEIADASPLAQAATDMLNGSPDFYNLPRKYKVSITGCRVWCSYPEINDVALTALRHPYTGLAGFSLRVGGGLSTDPHLAPRLDAFVPWHQALAVVKGVTELFRDSDVLRQNREKARLKFLFLQHGWTAERFQAELERRLGEKLEPAVPEVPPDDIYRDHVGIHAQKQDGFAYVGIAVLRGRLQAAQLRALAALALRYGSGDLRTTGMQNLLVLNVPRSRADELGREIETLGLRLEGSPFWRGTIACTGTEFCKIALTETKGFARHLVNDLEARLPGFEQHLKIHVTGCPNSCGQHWIADIGLEGKKTKVDGQMVDAYYFCVGGAVGAHQATARPVGYRTAATEVPAAIERLLRVYLAERRNGDNFRQFCAARTDEEIRTILAGEVVEAVARDVAQARTPHGLEG; via the coding sequence GTGGCTGAGACAGTGAAGGAAACCAAGGCGCAGAGGGCCGAGCGGCTCAAAGCGGCGATCAACCCTTGGGCTGCCTATGCCGAGATCGAGCGCTTCAGCCGCGAGGGCTGGGACTCCATCCCGCCCGAGTGGCTCAACACGTATTTCCGCTGGTGGGGTATCTACACGCAGGGTGACGGAGTGGGCGCGGTAGGAGGCAAGGGCGGCGAAGGCAAGGCGGTGCCGTATCTCATGCTTCGCATCCGCATCCCGAACGGTCTCCTGACTTCGCTCCAGCTCTCGACCATTGCCGATGTCGCCGAGCGCTACGCCCGTGGGGTGGCGGACATCACCGTTCGCCAGAACATACAGCTCCACTGGGTGCGGATCGAGGATTTGCCGACCATCATCCGGGCGCTTTCCGGGGTCGGCATCACGACGCTCGGCTCCTGCGGGGACGTCACGCGCAATGTCACCGGCTGCCCGGTGGCCGGTGTGGACGCCGACGAGATCGCTGACGCCTCCCCGCTCGCCCAAGCCGCCACGGACATGCTGAACGGCAGCCCTGACTTCTACAATCTGCCGCGCAAGTACAAGGTCTCCATCACGGGCTGCCGCGTCTGGTGCTCGTATCCCGAGATCAATGACGTCGCCCTCACGGCACTGCGCCATCCGTACACGGGTCTCGCCGGCTTCTCGCTGCGCGTGGGCGGAGGGCTCTCCACCGATCCCCACCTCGCCCCGCGCCTCGACGCGTTCGTCCCCTGGCATCAGGCGCTGGCCGTGGTCAAAGGTGTCACCGAGCTCTTCCGCGACAGTGATGTCCTCCGCCAGAACCGCGAGAAGGCCCGGCTCAAGTTCCTCTTTCTCCAGCACGGCTGGACGGCCGAGCGCTTCCAGGCAGAGCTCGAGCGCCGGCTGGGCGAGAAGCTCGAGCCGGCCGTGCCCGAGGTTCCGCCCGACGACATCTACCGCGATCACGTGGGCATCCACGCGCAGAAGCAGGACGGCTTCGCCTATGTGGGCATCGCGGTGCTGCGGGGCCGGCTCCAGGCCGCTCAGCTCCGGGCCCTCGCCGCCCTCGCCCTGCGCTATGGCTCGGGCGACTTGCGGACCACGGGGATGCAGAACCTCCTCGTCCTGAACGTGCCCAGGAGCCGCGCCGACGAGCTGGGGCGCGAGATCGAGACCCTGGGGCTCCGCCTCGAGGGCTCACCCTTCTGGCGGGGTACCATCGCCTGCACGGGCACCGAGTTCTGCAAGATCGCCCTCACGGAGACCAAGGGCTTCGCGCGCCACCTCGTGAACGATCTTGAAGCGCGACTGCCGGGCTTCGAGCAGCATCTGAAGATCCACGTCACCGGCTGTCCCAATAGCTGCGGCCAGCACTGGATCGCCGATATCGGCCTCGAGGGCAAGAAGACCAAGGTCGACGGGCAGATGGTCGACGCCTACTACTTCTGCGTCGGCGGCGCGGTGGGCGCGCATCAGGCGACCGCGCGACCCGTTGGCTATCGCACGGCGGCCACCGAGGTGCCCGCGGCCATCGAGCGGCTGCTCCGCGTCTACCTGGCCGAGCGGCGGAACGGCGACAACTTCCGGCAGTTCTGCGCCGCGCGCACCGACGAGGAGATCCGCACCATCCTGGCCGGCGAGGTGGTGGAGGCCGTGGCGCGCGACGTCGCGCAGGCGCGGACTCCCCATGGCCTCGAAGGCTGA